The window taatatccaatgattatctatatttatcgagaatgtttaaattttaagattatttacatataatccaaataactcaaatacTTGACATGGTTAATGTCCGCGCATCAGCGCGGGTGCTAATACTAGTTATTAAAATAACAGTAAATTTAACAAACTTATTTtgcaactaagaagaagaagaaaccctaagcacAACCTATAATGGTATTTTGCaactaagaaaaagaagaaaaaatcaaaTGGCTCGTAGATACATGAAACATGAATACATAGAAGAAGAAAGCAACAACGAAACTTCTGGATACATGAAACATGAATACAGAGATTAAAAAAGGAGTAgcggagaagaagaaaaaagcgTATCTGAAGTTACCCAAAAATTCGGCATCggttaaactttttaaaaaaagtagGTATCTCGTAAATTTTTTATACTGGTATTCTAGTTTCAAAATAAttctatatttattatatattttttggctATATTTAATTAAAGTAATTAAGTGGACGGCTATTTAAGTAATCCTTCAAAAAGAGTTCACCTCATCAAAGCCCACTTAGATCCACGAATCCAAAAGAATCTATGAACTAACCCTCTAGGCCCATACCCTCTTAGTTCAGACACTGTCAACAAGGGTATAGCTGTAGGAGAAAGAACTTTCTAGAAGCGCTAGTATATATACCTCTAGACAAATCACGGACCACTcgaaaaaacaaaaggaaaaaaagaagtcATTTTTAGTAATTATAAAATCGAAAATTCTACACAAACCCCTTTTCTCTTGTTCCTCTTTATTGCTCTCCTTTAAACCCCTTCTATTTTATATCAGTATCTTCCGTTTGCCTCACCAAAAAATCAATCGCGCACGTTGGAACATAGATTCCAGAAGATTCTATTCTTCGTCTTCAAGGTATTGTTTGAATCACGAAACTCTCATTCATCACAATTTGCAGATCTATGATTTCTGTTTTTTCTTTAGGAATTTGTTACAACCGATTGCTTGATTGTTCGTTGGCCTCACATTTTTAGCTAGAGATATAGTATCATTGGTTAGTTTTGACGTTTTCCCTTTTGAATCGCATGCTGCATAATGTTTTTTCTAGGAGTTAACTAAATTTGTTGTCTGGTGATGCAGACTGTTGTATGGCTTAATGAAAGGCTTTATGATTAGTAGAAAATTGTCAATTAGTCCTTCTAATTCCTGCATTGTTGGTTGCTATTGTGAACTCTTTAATCTAGTTTTGGAAAATTAGAAAAGAACAAATGGTAATTCCTTTCTGCCTAATCCTTGTTGGGCATAATTACCCGATAACTGGTGGAATACTCAGGTGCCCCAAGTTTGTTCGGAGACCAGCGTCATAATAATAAAAGAACAAATGATAAAGAAATGAAGTAACATAGTGAAGTTTATTGTCAAAGGTGCAAGATTGAAAAAGGGGACGGTAGCAAATTCCTTAGGCTAGATAAAGTGTGATTGTAATTTACTAGGTAGCCATTAGCCAGTCTTTAATTAATCCTCTATTCAATTAGTTCTTAACATGAAGATTCATTTTTAGGGAAAAATGGAACAGGCTGATCAGTGcctgactaagtttgtataaggCGTTCTAGAGAGTACCTTCTTTATAAAGGCTGAGTTTTGGGCGTGTTTGGTGTTTTCCTAGATAGTAGATTAAAAAATCCTTGTTCTTCTTGGTTCTTCACCAATTGAGTCCCAGCATGTTGGTACGTGGGCAAGCTCATTCATGCAGGAAAGTTTCCTTGGCAGGAAAATTAGATAAAATTCGTACTTGAACTTCGGATTCTGGGCAAACTAGGGGGAAAAAACTTTCATGATCTTTGAGTCCTTGCTACTTTAGTCTATTGATGTTTGGGTTGCGCCAGCCAACTTATAGTGCTCTCTTCAGTGTATCGATGATTAATACATAGTGTAATTCCATTCCAAGAAAACCCAGCCATGAGTAATCAGCTTTCTTAGCTCTTTAATGGAAAGGTAATCAGTTTTTTCATGTTGATTGAGAGCTATCATTTCCAATGCATAACTTCTTTCTGTATAGATTTGTATACAGTGCATGCTGGTGTTTTAGTTGATTTTATCTTGTCTTTTGATGTTGTCCAGGAACTTCCGTTTATTGTTGGATATTGAGTGATTGCAGCCAGCAAAGATGAGCGTGGTTGGTTTTGACTTTGGGAACGAGAGTGGCGTTGTTGCGGTTGCAAGGCAGAGAGGTATTGATGTCGTACTTAATGACGAATCAAAAAGGGAAACACCAGCTATAGTCTGCTTTGGAGAGAAGCAACGGTTTCTCGGGACTGCTGGTGCAGCATCAAGTATGATGAACCCAAAGAATACCATTTCACAGATAAAAAGGTTAATAGGGCGGAAATTTTCTGATCCAGAGCTGCAAAGAGATATTAAGGCACTGCCCTTTTCAGTAACCGAAGGGCCTGATGGATATCCTCTCATCCATGCACTATATTTGGGGGAAATGAGAACTTTTACACCTACCCAGGTTCTTGGAATGGTGTTTTCGGATCTCAAAACTATAGCAGAGAAGAATCTCAATGCAGCAGTTGTTGATTGTTGCATCGGAATTCCGATTTATTTCACTGATCTTCAGAGAAGAGCTGTAATGGATGCAGCCATGATAGCTGGCTTGCATCCTTTGCATCTAATTCATGAGACAACAGCTACTGCATTGGCATATGGTATTTACAAGACAGATTTACCTGAAAATGACCCACTGAATGTTGCTTTTATTGACGTTGGACATGCAAGCTTGCAAGTTTGTATTGCTGGCTTCAAGAAAGGCCAGTTGAAGATATTGGCTCATTCATTTGACAGAAATCTTGGTGGGAGGGATTTTGATGAAGCTCTTTTCCAACATTTTGCTGCAAAGTTCAAGGAAGAATACAAAATTGATGTTTTCCAAAATGCTAGGGCATGCATTAGACTTCGAGCTGCTTGTGAAAAGTTGAAAAAGGTCCTCAGCGCAAACCCTGAGGCACCTTTGAATATAGAGTGTTTAATGGATGAGAAGGATGTCAGAGGATTTATCAAGAGGGAGGAGTTTGAGCAAATCAGCATACCTATACTGGAGAGAGTGAAGAAACCACTAGAGAATGCTCTTGCTGAAGCTGGGTTCACTACTGAGAACATTCATGCAGTTGAGGTTGTTGGGTCAAGCTCTCGAGTGCCTGCAATTATGAGGATATTGACGGAGTTCTTTGGTAAGGAACCAAGGCGCACCATGAATGCAAGTGAATGTGTGGCCAAAGGATGTGCATTGCAATGCGCTATTCTCAGTCCTACCTTTAAAGTGCGAGAATTCCAGGTAACGTGTCAGCCTTGTATTCTCTTGGTTGATTTGTTTTTCCATGGTTATATTGGACTCAGGGCTTTCAACTTCTTAATGTGTTGCAATGTCGTCGATAATCCTTATTATTTAAGTAGACACATTTAGTATGTGAACAAAAATATTGGTTTGATCTTTTCTTCAGTTTATTTAGTTGTTTGAGTGGGGTAAGGACTGCGTACAtagtacatactaccctccctagactccacttgtgggaatatactaggtatgttgttgttgttgttgtttagtgAGACCTAATTTTTAGTTGGCTTGAAACAAGCATGAAAGTGAGTAATTAATGACGAAGCACTAATAAAAAGAGGTAATGAATGACAAAGTGGGAGGTTGAAGATATTGTCTTCTTGAAGGATGAAGGAAATACAAGTATTATAGACTGACCAAGATTTTTATTGAAGCGAATGTCAATTGTTTTACTATTAACCTTTGATAAACGATTATGTTACTACTGCACATCTGGCTCCAAGCTGAATAAATAATGGTGATTTATAAGCGTAATAACTGTACTAATAGTTATCGTTGGCTGATTGAAGGTCAATGAGAGCTTCCCTTTCCCAATTGCATTGTCATGGAAGGGGCCTGCTCCAGACGCACAAAATGGAGCTTTAGAGAATCATCAGAGCACGATTGTTTTCCCCAAAGGGAATCCGATACCCAGTGTGAAAGCTCTGACATTCTACAGATCTGGCACGTTTACAATAGATGTACAGTATGCTGATGTTAGTGAGCTTCAGGCGCCAGCAAAGATCAGTACTTACACGGTATTTCATAGTTTCACTCACTCATTAGGTCCTGTGTTTTTCATCTATTAAAATAAATGGAAAATGGATCCTCTGGTTTCAGGTGAGTCCTTGGCTCACTTGGGTTTTCTTTGATCTTCTTGACAGATCGGACCATTCCAATCTGCAAAGGGTGAAAGGGCCAAACTAAAAGTTAAAGTACGCCTAAACCTGCATGGTATTGTCTCGGTTGATTCTGCCACTGTAAGTCCAGAACTTTGTGGTTTCTCTTCGTTTTTCCTTTTTATGTTGCAATTATTTAGTGAATGGAGAGACTATCATCTAATCTTATGGTTTTGATCTGTAATTTAGCTTTTGGAAGAAGAAGAGGTGGAAGTCCCAGTTGTGAAAGAGGCAGTTAAGGAACCTGCCGAAATGGAAACAGATGAAGCTTCTGGTGATGCTGCTCCTTCAACTACATCGGAATCTGATGTAAATATGCAAGATGCTAAAGGAGCTGGAGATGCTTCTGTGGCTGAGAATGATGTTCCAGAATCTGGTGACAAACCTGTCAAGATGGAAACAGATGCTAAGGTAACACAGCACTGTTTCATCTCTTCTCATTACTGCTTGAGCTAGTTTATATTTCCTATCAGTCATATTTGGCTGTTTTTAATCAAACTATGCATCTATTCAAATCGGGGGATTTGATTTATGCATTTACTATTGTGAATGCATGCATGGGTTAGTGTTTACCTGTATTTTAATTCTTGAAATGCATCAGTGCAGTGCTTTTTTCGCTTAATTAATGTTGGATAACTTATATTCTTCTTCTGCTTCAGCGTAGTAGCTCAAAGATGTCAGTAAAGCTTAGCATTTATTGTTTTCATTTTCTTGCAGGTTGAAGCCCCCAAGAAAAAGGTCAAGAAGACATCTGTACCAGTGACAGAGATTGTTTATGGAGCAATGGCAGCTGCTGATGTTCAGAAGGCTGTtgagaaagaatttgaaatggcTCTTCAGGACCGTGTTATGGAAGAGACAAAGGACAAGAAGAATGCTGTCGAGGCCTATGTTTATGACATGAGGAATAAGGTATTTGTTGGCCTTATGGTAGTTGTATGAAAACATTTGATATGTTACTGACAGGTCTCCCCTTCTTAATATATCCAGCTTTCAGATAAATATCAAGAGTTTGTAATTGATTCAGAAAGAGAACAATTTATGGCTAAacttcaagaagtggaagattGGTTGTATGAAGATGGAGAGGATGAAACGAAGGGTGTGTATATTGCCAAGCTTGAGGAGCTTAAAAAGGTTGGCGTTTCTTGAATATCCTATTTCCCTTGTCCTTTTGGCATGTATGGAGCTGATTTAGTGTGGCGAATCTGCAGCAAGGTGACCCGATTGAGCAACGGTACAAGGAGTACATGGAGAGGGGATCCGTAATTGACCAATTTGTTTATTGCATCAATAGTTACAGAGAGGCGGCCATGTCAAATGATCCTAAGTTTGATCACATTGATTTAGCAGAGAAGCAGAAGGTGTGCACATATCTGCTTAATCTTGCTATATGccatttgttttctttctttataTGCTCGACCCTCTTCTTCCTGAAAAAAGTCTTTTGATACTTATGTTTCTCTTGCACTTCCAAGGTTTTGAACGAGTGTGTCGAAGCCGAGTCTTGGTTTAGAGAGAAAAAGCAGCAGCAGGATGCTCTTCCGAAATATGCCAACCCAGTTCTTCTGTCGGCGGATGTTCGGAAGAAAGCAGAGGCACTTGATAGGTACTGTTGACTACTGATTCTATTTTGCTATCAGTTTGTAAATATAAATATTTGGGCTAATATTACTGCAAATTCTTGGTTGGCTAGTCGCTTTTTCTGTTTTGTCTGCATTGAGCCGGCCTTCTTTCCTTGTTCTTCCTTTTCCTTGCTTTGCTCTGCTGATTTGTCATTTTCGAGGTACTTTCTGTCTTTGCAGGGTTTGTAGGCCTATAATGACAAAGCCTAAGCCTAAGCCGGCAAAGCCAGCAACTCCTGAAACACCATCATCTCAATCTCCTCAAGGAGGTGAGCAACAACCTCAGAGTGCAGAGAGTCCTAATGCAGGAAATGCAAATGCAACTGAGGGTGCCAGCGCTGGAAATGAAGTACCACCTGCTGCTGAGCCAATGGAGACGGAGAAATGTGAGACTCTGCCAAGTGCTTCATGAGTAAGTTAGTGGTTTGATCTTCAAATGCTTTATGAATGCAAAGACTTGGTTGGATTTGCATTACTTTTCTCATTTTAACCTTATCTTTTTTCAAGGATCTACACCGATCCAACATTTTGTCATTAGATTGTCGTGATCAATTTCGTCGATCCATATGGCCTGTCAAATTATATTATTGATACCGACACTCTAAAATCCTGCTTTTCAGAGGGTTTTGAAGAAATTCAATTACTGTTGTTTTCTCCCACGTCTCTTCACCGAATGAGATTTGCCTAGTCATGTTTGGCGCCTTGCAGCAAGAATATATTAGCACTTTATAAAAATGAAAACGAAAACAACTTTACCCATAGTGAAACAATGACTATTATTTTGCATTATCTTTCAGATGCTGCGGCTGAAATAGTAACAATTGACACACATCTCGATCCATAGTGAAACAAAAATCTTTCTGATCCGCTAGTTGGTGGTCCTCTTCGGGTTCATTTCCTTTCGGAGACCTTGCGTAAATTTCCGATGATCAAGAAGTACCCCCCATAATTCTGACCCAGAGTATGTTCATATCCACTGAGTAAGTAAATAACTATCAAGAACGAAATAATCTTTTACTTTGGTTAAAGGCCCAAACTGGAACCCGGTTAGATTAAATCTTGCATTGTCATCCTTCACCTCGAAGAAAGATTGAAAGACGGCTTTCGAAATAGGCTTTTTGGTACTAGCTTGAGGAAGAGAAGGGAAAGAAGAGAGGGAATGCGGGCTTCTTTCACTTACTTGAGTTATGttttggtgtcacgacccgaaatccgtTAAAGGTAGTGATGGTgactaacaccgctgtcaggcaagccaacaagtgaattaaacatatatcattCCATCAAAAAAATTTCGagaaattaaactcttcttacttgcaatatttaataaaaatacaaAGGTTCTGAGTaaataaaaatcaagaaaaatactTAAATCCACAACTCTattaatgtgtgtgccaagacctggagtcacaagtgcatgagcctcaactgaAAAATTAGATAAATGCAACATTTGacctggaatacaagttagacaggggTATGTAAATAACACTGATGGAGACTTTGTATGCTGCAAATTCGTAACATGGAAATGCAGCCCACCATAAGTCCCCGTAATAGCTGCGCCTCTATGCCTAAGATATcgctaaacatatatgtacctgcacaaaaatgtgcagcaagcgtagcatgagtacgtaaacaacatgtactcagtaagtatcaagcctaatctcaaaaaaatagtgacgagaggtcgactttgacactcactatgagtcaataagtcgccgtgtccggaagcacctagatctacacacaaggtgcagagtgtagtatgagtacaaccaactcaataagtaacaagactaacctctgggctgaaagtagtgacgagctccgcaggtacaattcAGTATagataatggtacaaaaatgtaggcatgctttcaagttcaacagtaaaactcagtacaagtgaaatagatcaatactgcatgatatgaggaatatgacatctcagtagaaagacctcatgtaaataatggtcacaaattattcggtcactcggtacagtttatggccaatccagcccatgggtgttccaacccgtatataaatacacatcgactgacaatcagtcactcagtactgtataaggccaatccagccctggggtaatttatccccaaatgtaaatgatacggacaagatccatatccaggtaaattcattacaatataaataagtaaggcaagtccatgccctgaaaaatccatcccgaatatgtataatcatctacgctcac is drawn from Nicotiana tomentosiformis chromosome 12, ASM39032v3, whole genome shotgun sequence and contains these coding sequences:
- the LOC104104454 gene encoding heat shock 70 kDa protein 15-like codes for the protein MSVVGFDFGNESGVVAVARQRGIDVVLNDESKRETPAIVCFGEKQRFLGTAGAASSMMNPKNTISQIKRLIGRKFSDPELQRDIKALPFSVTEGPDGYPLIHALYLGEMRTFTPTQVLGMVFSDLKTIAEKNLNAAVVDCCIGIPIYFTDLQRRAVMDAAMIAGLHPLHLIHETTATALAYGIYKTDLPENDPLNVAFIDVGHASLQVCIAGFKKGQLKILAHSFDRNLGGRDFDEALFQHFAAKFKEEYKIDVFQNARACIRLRAACEKLKKVLSANPEAPLNIECLMDEKDVRGFIKREEFEQISIPILERVKKPLENALAEAGFTTENIHAVEVVGSSSRVPAIMRILTEFFGKEPRRTMNASECVAKGCALQCAILSPTFKVREFQVNESFPFPIALSWKGPAPDAQNGALENHQSTIVFPKGNPIPSVKALTFYRSGTFTIDVQYADVSELQAPAKISTYTIGPFQSAKGERAKLKVKVRLNLHGIVSVDSATLLEEEEVEVPVVKEAVKEPAEMETDEASGDAAPSTTSESDVNMQDAKGAGDASVAENDVPESGDKPVKMETDAKVEAPKKKVKKTSVPVTEIVYGAMAAADVQKAVEKEFEMALQDRVMEETKDKKNAVEAYVYDMRNKLSDKYQEFVIDSEREQFMAKLQEVEDWLYEDGEDETKGVYIAKLEELKKQGDPIEQRYKEYMERGSVIDQFVYCINSYREAAMSNDPKFDHIDLAEKQKVLNECVEAESWFREKKQQQDALPKYANPVLLSADVRKKAEALDRVCRPIMTKPKPKPAKPATPETPSSQSPQGGEQQPQSAESPNAGNANATEGASAGNEVPPAAEPMETEKCETLPSAS